A stretch of the Physeter macrocephalus isolate SW-GA unplaced genomic scaffold, ASM283717v5 random_1147, whole genome shotgun sequence genome encodes the following:
- the DNAJC28 gene encoding dnaJ homolog subfamily C member 28, producing the protein MNTVYVMMAQILRSHLINASVIPNRMKMGPYLGVIRTRMMSTHKSKKKMREYYRLLNLDEGCSADDVRESFHKLAKQYHPDGGSSTADSATFIRIEEAYRKVLSHVIEQTNARQSKVEETEEEEKKFKYNTPQHRHYLSFEGIGFGTPSQREKQYRQFRADRATEQVMEYRKQKLQSQYFTDSVTVKDVRHSKEQKITQAIERLVEDLIQESMAKGDFDNLSGKGKPLKKFSGCSYIDPMTHNLNRILIDNGYQPEWILMQKEIKDTIDQLREAILVSRKKLGNPMTPTEQKQWNQVCEQFQESIKKLNKRINDFNLIVPLLTRQKVHFDAQKEIARAQEIHETLIKTQEVTDKNPNNFDQGEGEKTPGVKTGFFNWMNVWHFIKI; encoded by the coding sequence ATGAACACAGTGTATGTGATGATGGCTCAAATCTTAAGATCTCACCTGATAAATGCTTCAGTGATTCCTAATCGAATGAAAATGGGTCCATATCTTGGTGTCATTAGAACTAGAATGATGTCAACTCataaatccaaaaagaagatgaGAGAATATTATAGGCTGCTGAATCTGGATGAAGGATGCTCTGCAGATGATGTCAGGGAATCTTTTCATAAGCTTGCCAAGCAATACCATCCAGATGGTGGCTCTAGTACTGCTGATTCTGCAACATTTATAAGGATCGAAGAAGCTTATAGGAAGGTGCTTTCCCACGTGATAGAACAAACAAATGCCAGACAGAGTAAagttgaagaaacagaagaagaagaaaaaaaattcaaatataacacACCCCAACACCGGCATTATTTAAGTTTTGAGGGTATTGGTTTTGGGACTCCAAGTCAACGAGAGAAGCAGTATAGGCAATTTAGAGCAGACCGTGCAACTGAGCAAGTGATGGAATACCGAAAGCAGAAACTGCAAAGCCAGTATTTCACCGATAGTGTAACTGTTAAAGATGTAAGACACAGTAAGGAACAAAAGATAACTCAAGCAATAGAACGTTTGGTGGAGGATCTCATTCAGGAATCAATGGCAAAAGGAGACTTTGACAATCTCAGTGGGAAAGGAAAACCTCTAAAAAAATTTTCTGGCTGTTCATATATTGATCCCATGACTCACAACCTGAACAGAATATTGATAGATAATGGATACCAACCAGAATGGATCCTaatgcaaaaggaaataaaggataCTATTGATCAACTCAGAGAGGCAATTTTAGTGTCAAGGAAAAAACTTGGGAATCCAATGACACCAACTGAACAGAAACAGTGGAACCAAGTTTGTGAGCAGTTTCAAGAAAGcatcaaaaaactaaacaagcGAATTAATGACTTTAATTTAATTGTTCCCCTTCTGACCAGGCAAAAAGTCCATTTTGATGCACAGAAAGAAATTGCCAGAGCCCAGGAAATACATGAGACCCTTATAAAAACACAAGAAGTCACAGATAAAAACCCAAATAACTTTGatcagggagaaggagagaaaacacCTGGAGTCAAGACAGGTTTCTTTAACTGGATGAATGTGTGGCACTTTATTAAAATATGA